The Amblyomma americanum isolate KBUSLIRL-KWMA chromosome 3, ASM5285725v1, whole genome shotgun sequence genome window below encodes:
- the LOC144124528 gene encoding uncharacterized protein LOC144124528 isoform X2: MERSGAGVLPKSRCWVHLERMRFLKDQMEARHGHSSMEVVNEDIDAHARPGSPAAADDFTPDASFEDIFLSPDLPQPTNSQPMALNEEQGSASQSVCVTAQNGPPQPKKRKRVQEELDAVNARLISVRSALLAHKPADADEHFLLSLKPYMETVPRNMRRHLQIEMLNILGHYSEGEYPPHLVVASPSQ, from the exons ATGGAGAGAAGTGGCGCCGGAGTCCTACCGAAGAGTAGGTGCTGGGTGCACCTAGAAAGAATGCGGTTCTTAAAGGACCAAATGGAAGCTCGCCA TGGACACAGCAGCATGGAGGTGGTGAATGAAGACATAGACGCCCACGCACGGCCAGGATCACCAGCTGCGGCCGATGACTTCACACCAGACGCTTCTTTTGAGGACATCTTTTTGAGTCCTGACTTGCCGCAGCCCACCAACTCTCAGCCTATGGCTCTTAATGAAGAGCAAGGCTCGGCGAGCCAATCTGTGTGTGTTACTGCACAGAATGGCCCGCCGCAGCCCAAAAAGCGAAAGAGAGTCCAGGAAGAGCTCGATGCTGTAAATGCACGGCTCATATCTGTGCGAAGTGCACTACTGGCACACAAGCCAGCAGATGCCGACGAGCATTTTTTGCTCTCCTTGAAACCCTACATGGAAACTGTGCCAAGGAACATGCGCCGTCACCTACAGATCGAAATGCTGAATATTTTAGGCCACTACAGCGAGGGAGAGTATCCTCCACACCTTGTGGTAGCGTCACCATCACAATAA